Proteins co-encoded in one Streptomyces roseochromogenus subsp. oscitans DS 12.976 genomic window:
- a CDS encoding DUF3152 domain-containing protein: protein MGRHSRRGPSPKDDSADITANRTPQQGTRPSARRNVPEQGGASGTPYGEGPYGAAAARGGQPLLPGQRQAPMGGTPAHGVPGFPDGTPVHGVPRFADGTPADGVPRLPDGTPAHGVPRFPDGTPAQGVPRLPDGTPGHGVPRFHEGAAARGGHPEQREAGGGWGEFAGAAGPGVVLPRQRPAGPGAGPGAGPRQEFLDAFADGRAGGRGGTAGTDEDIDVFAPRKGEPRPAEEYPADAPEAGAPEGARGAARATTAHSPSRDDGATSQGALRGRTLTGIAAAAVTTVLAVIVAGQVAKSQDDGGTQSRSASGQAGDARPEAGQTPSSSPGTVTLSYEQKMDRTYPLSATLKGSGKFEAVPGFAKAPGTGRKYTYRVDVEQGMGLDGELFAEAVQKTLNDDRSWAHGGARTFERISSGKPDFVITLASPGTTAQWCAKSGLDTTEDNVSCDSASTERVMINAYRWAQGSKTYGDKIHPYRQMLINHEVGHRLGYGHVSCQKSGELAPVMQQQTKFLDHDGIHCLPNPWPYPRS from the coding sequence GTGGGACGCCACAGCCGGCGGGGCCCGTCCCCCAAGGACGACTCCGCGGACATAACCGCCAACCGCACACCCCAGCAGGGCACCCGCCCGAGCGCCCGCAGGAACGTTCCGGAGCAAGGGGGCGCATCCGGGACGCCGTATGGGGAAGGGCCGTACGGTGCCGCCGCGGCGCGAGGCGGACAGCCGCTGCTGCCGGGCCAGCGACAGGCGCCGATGGGCGGCACGCCGGCCCATGGCGTGCCTGGATTTCCCGATGGGACTCCGGTTCATGGTGTGCCGCGTTTCGCTGACGGCACGCCGGCCGATGGTGTTCCGAGGCTTCCCGATGGGACTCCGGCGCACGGTGTGCCCCGATTCCCCGACGGGACCCCCGCGCAGGGTGTCCCGAGGCTTCCCGACGGCACCCCCGGGCACGGTGTGCCGCGTTTTCATGAGGGTGCTGCCGCCCGTGGTGGGCACCCCGAGCAGCGGGAAGCCGGTGGTGGCTGGGGTGAGTTCGCGGGGGCGGCCGGGCCCGGTGTCGTACTTCCGCGTCAGCGGCCGGCGGGGCCGGGTGCAGGGCCGGGAGCCGGGCCTCGGCAGGAGTTCCTCGACGCCTTCGCCGACGGGCGCGCCGGCGGGCGCGGTGGCACGGCTGGGACGGACGAGGACATCGACGTCTTCGCACCCCGCAAGGGCGAGCCTCGCCCAGCCGAGGAGTACCCGGCCGACGCGCCGGAGGCAGGCGCCCCGGAAGGGGCGCGGGGAGCTGCGCGAGCAACCACGGCGCACTCGCCGTCGCGCGACGACGGAGCCACCTCCCAGGGAGCGCTTCGCGGCCGGACCCTCACCGGTATCGCCGCGGCCGCCGTCACCACCGTGCTCGCGGTGATCGTCGCCGGACAGGTGGCCAAGTCGCAGGACGACGGCGGCACGCAGTCGCGGTCCGCGTCCGGCCAGGCCGGTGACGCGCGCCCCGAAGCCGGCCAGACCCCGTCCTCCTCACCCGGCACGGTCACGCTGTCGTACGAGCAGAAGATGGACCGGACGTACCCGCTCAGCGCCACGCTGAAGGGCTCGGGGAAGTTCGAAGCGGTGCCCGGTTTCGCCAAGGCGCCCGGCACCGGGCGGAAGTACACCTATCGCGTGGACGTCGAGCAGGGCATGGGCCTGGACGGTGAGCTGTTCGCCGAGGCCGTGCAGAAGACCCTGAACGACGACCGCAGTTGGGCCCACGGCGGCGCCCGTACCTTCGAGCGGATCTCCTCCGGCAAGCCAGACTTCGTGATCACCCTGGCCAGCCCCGGTACGACCGCCCAGTGGTGCGCCAAGTCCGGGCTGGACACCACGGAGGACAACGTCTCCTGCGACTCCGCCTCCACCGAACGAGTGATGATCAATGCATACAGGTGGGCCCAGGGCAGCAAGACATACGGGGACAAAATCCATCCCTACCGGCAGATGTTGATCAACCATGAGGTCGGCCACCGGCTCGGGTACGGCCATGTGAGCTGCCAGAAGAGCGGCGAACTCGCTCCCGTCATGCAGCAGCAGACCAAGTTCCTCGACCATGACGGAATCCACTGTCTGCCCAACCCCTGGCCGTATCCCAGGAGTTGA
- a CDS encoding alpha/beta fold hydrolase, which produces MSSTESPSVPAASVLPKVAPVRVGEGERLRSVGLPGVTLSIRSRRPAREGLPPALYVHGLGGSSQNWSTLMAELDGVVDSEALDLPGFGDSPPPDDGNYSVTGHARAVIRYLDAAGRGPVHLLGNSLGGAVTTRVAAVRPDLVRTLTLVSPALPELRIQRTAAPTALLGVPGVAALFTRLTKEWTAEQRVRGVMALCYGDPSRVSPEAFQDAVEELERRLQLPYFWDAMARSARGIVNAYTLGGQHGLWRQAERVLAPTLLVYGGRDQLVGFRMAGRAARSFPDFRLLSLPDAGHVAMMEYPDVVATAFRELLGDTGRLSTDAEDADSGVAAPGAGS; this is translated from the coding sequence ATGTCTTCGACCGAGTCGCCGTCCGTGCCGGCCGCCAGTGTGCTTCCGAAGGTGGCGCCCGTCCGGGTCGGTGAGGGCGAGCGGCTGCGGTCCGTGGGGCTGCCCGGGGTCACCCTGTCGATCCGTTCCCGCCGTCCCGCGCGCGAGGGCCTGCCGCCCGCGCTGTACGTCCACGGGCTCGGTGGTTCCTCGCAGAACTGGTCGACGCTGATGGCCGAGCTGGACGGCGTCGTCGACAGCGAGGCGCTCGACCTGCCGGGCTTCGGCGACTCACCACCCCCGGACGACGGGAACTACTCCGTCACCGGGCACGCGCGCGCGGTGATCCGCTATCTCGACGCGGCCGGCCGCGGCCCGGTCCACCTGCTCGGCAACTCACTCGGCGGCGCGGTCACCACGCGCGTGGCCGCCGTACGACCCGACCTCGTCCGTACGCTCACCCTCGTGTCGCCCGCCCTGCCGGAGCTGCGCATTCAGCGCACCGCGGCGCCGACCGCGCTGCTCGGCGTGCCCGGGGTCGCGGCCCTGTTCACCCGGCTCACCAAGGAGTGGACGGCCGAGCAGCGGGTGCGCGGGGTGATGGCGCTCTGCTACGGCGACCCGTCGCGGGTGTCGCCCGAGGCGTTCCAGGACGCGGTCGAGGAGCTGGAGCGGCGGCTGCAGCTGCCGTACTTCTGGGACGCGATGGCCCGCTCCGCGCGCGGGATCGTCAACGCGTACACGCTCGGCGGACAGCACGGGCTGTGGCGCCAGGCCGAGCGCGTGCTCGCGCCGACCCTGCTCGTCTACGGCGGCCGCGACCAGCTGGTCGGCTTCCGCATGGCCGGCCGCGCCGCCCGCTCCTTCCCTGACTTCCGCCTGCTGTCCCTGCCGGACGCCGGGCACGTGGCGATGATGGAGTACCCGGACGTGGTGGCCACGGCGTTCCGTGAACTCCTCGGGGACACCGGGCGGTTGAGCACGGACGCCGAGGACGCCGACAGTGGCGTCGCCGCCCCGGGCGCGGGGAGCTGA
- a CDS encoding TetR/AcrR family transcriptional regulator, which produces MTAIEQTEAARPRGTRLPRRARRNQLLGAAQEVFVAQGYHAAAMDDIAERAGVSKPVLYQHFPGKLDLYLALLDQHCESLIQSVRSALASTTDNKQRVRATMDAYFAYVEDDGGAFRLVFESDLTNEPAVRERVDKVTNDCAEAICEVIAEDTGLSRAESMLLASGLGGLAQVVARSWLHSDRSVPRDQAVQLLTSLAWRGIAGFPLHGTEHH; this is translated from the coding sequence GTGACAGCCATCGAGCAAACTGAGGCGGCCCGCCCGCGTGGCACCCGTCTGCCGCGCCGAGCCCGACGGAACCAGCTCCTGGGCGCGGCCCAGGAGGTTTTCGTCGCGCAGGGCTATCACGCCGCGGCGATGGACGACATCGCCGAGCGGGCCGGCGTGAGCAAGCCGGTGCTCTACCAGCACTTCCCCGGCAAGCTCGACCTGTATCTGGCCCTGCTGGACCAGCACTGCGAGTCGCTGATCCAGTCCGTGCGGAGCGCGCTGGCCTCGACGACCGACAACAAGCAGCGCGTCCGGGCCACGATGGACGCCTATTTCGCGTACGTCGAGGACGACGGCGGCGCCTTCCGGCTGGTCTTCGAGTCGGACCTGACGAACGAGCCCGCGGTCCGCGAGCGCGTCGACAAGGTCACGAACGACTGCGCCGAGGCGATCTGCGAGGTCATCGCCGAGGACACCGGCCTGTCGCGCGCGGAGTCGATGCTGCTCGCCTCAGGCCTCGGCGGTCTCGCCCAGGTGGTGGCCCGCTCCTGGCTGCACAGCGACCGCAGCGTGCCGCGCGACCAGGCGGTGCAGCTGCTGACCTCGCTGGCCTGGCGGGGGATCGCCGGCTTCCCGCTGCACGGCACCGAACACCACTGA
- a CDS encoding DUF3107 domain-containing protein, whose translation MEVKIGVQHAPREIVLESGQSVEEVERLVSEALTGKTRLLSLEDEKGRKVLVPTDRLAYVEIGEPTVRKVGFGAL comes from the coding sequence GTGGAGGTCAAGATCGGCGTGCAGCACGCGCCGCGCGAGATCGTTCTGGAGAGCGGTCAGAGCGTCGAGGAGGTCGAGCGCCTGGTGTCCGAGGCGCTGACCGGCAAGACGCGGCTGCTGAGCCTCGAGGACGAGAAGGGCCGCAAGGTCCTGGTGCCGACCGACCGCCTGGCGTACGTGGAGATCGGCGAACCGACCGTGCGCAAGGTGGGGTTCGGCGCGCTGTAG
- a CDS encoding ferritin-like fold-containing protein yields MTSSDKPENDSAAPTGVAAQDWAQASADPHYRAAVVDLLGALAYGELAAFERLAEDAKLAPTLADKAELAKMASAEFHHFERLRDRLTEIGEEPTAAMDPFVAALDGFHKQTAPSDWLEGLVKAYVGDSIASDFYREVAARLDSDTRELVLAVLDDTGHAEFAVEKVRAAIDADPRVGGRLALWARRLMGEALSQSQRVVADRDALSTMLVGGVADGFDLAEVGRMFSRITEAHTKRMAALGLAA; encoded by the coding sequence ATGACTAGCTCTGACAAGCCTGAGAACGACTCCGCAGCGCCCACGGGCGTCGCCGCCCAGGACTGGGCGCAGGCCTCCGCCGACCCGCACTACCGCGCCGCCGTCGTGGACCTGCTCGGCGCGCTCGCGTACGGGGAGCTGGCGGCGTTCGAGCGGCTCGCGGAGGACGCGAAGCTCGCGCCGACCCTCGCGGACAAGGCGGAGCTGGCGAAGATGGCCTCGGCCGAGTTCCACCACTTCGAGCGGCTGCGGGACCGGCTGACCGAGATCGGCGAGGAGCCGACGGCCGCCATGGACCCGTTCGTCGCCGCGCTCGACGGCTTCCACAAGCAGACCGCGCCCTCGGACTGGCTGGAGGGCCTGGTCAAGGCGTACGTCGGCGACTCGATCGCGAGCGACTTCTACCGGGAGGTCGCGGCCCGGCTCGACTCCGACACCCGGGAACTGGTTCTCGCCGTTCTCGACGACACCGGGCACGCCGAGTTCGCGGTGGAGAAGGTGCGGGCCGCCATCGACGCCGACCCGCGCGTCGGCGGCCGGCTGGCGCTGTGGGCGCGGCGGCTGATGGGGGAGGCGCTGTCGCAGTCCCAGCGGGTGGTCGCCGACCGTGACGCGCTGTCCACGATGCTCGTGGGCGGGGTGGCCGACGGGTTCGATCTCGCGGAGGTCGGGAGGATGTTCTCGCGGATCACTGAGGCGCACACCAAGCGGATGGCTGCGCTGGGCCTCGCGGCCTGA
- a CDS encoding DEAD/DEAH box helicase, which translates to MTLPVALSGTDVIGQAKTGTGKTLGFGLPLLERVTVPADVEAGRAAPEALTDAPQALVVVPTRELCTQVTNDLLTAGKVRNVRVTAIYGGRAYEPQVEALKKGVDVVVGTPGRLLDLAGQKKLNLKHVKCLVLDEADEMLDLGFLPDVEKIIDMLPVKRQTMLFSATMPGAVIGLARRYMSRPTHIRATAPDDQGATVANIKQFVYRGHSMDKPEMVARILQADGRGLAMIFCRTKRTAADIAEQLQRRGFASGAVHGDLGQGAREQALRAFRNGKVDVLVCTDVAARGIDVEGVTHVINYQSPEDEKTYLHRIGRTGRAGAKGTAITFVDWDDIPRWQLINKALELGFNDPVETYSTSPHLFSDLGIPAGTKGILPRSERTRAGLQAEELEDLGETGGRGARG; encoded by the coding sequence ATGACGCTCCCCGTCGCCCTGTCCGGCACGGATGTCATCGGCCAGGCCAAGACCGGCACCGGCAAGACGCTGGGCTTCGGTCTTCCGCTCCTCGAGCGCGTCACCGTCCCCGCCGACGTGGAGGCCGGACGCGCCGCCCCCGAGGCCCTCACAGACGCCCCGCAGGCCCTCGTCGTCGTCCCCACACGCGAGCTGTGCACCCAGGTCACCAATGACCTGCTGACGGCCGGCAAGGTCCGTAACGTGCGGGTGACCGCGATCTACGGCGGCCGGGCCTACGAGCCGCAGGTGGAGGCCCTGAAGAAGGGCGTCGACGTGGTCGTCGGCACCCCGGGCCGGCTGCTCGACCTCGCGGGCCAGAAGAAGCTGAACCTGAAGCACGTCAAGTGCCTGGTCCTCGACGAGGCCGACGAGATGCTCGACCTGGGCTTCCTGCCCGACGTCGAGAAGATCATCGACATGCTGCCCGTCAAGCGACAGACCATGCTGTTCTCGGCGACCATGCCGGGCGCGGTCATCGGGCTCGCGCGCCGCTACATGTCGCGGCCCACGCACATCCGCGCCACCGCGCCGGACGACCAGGGCGCGACGGTCGCGAACATCAAGCAGTTCGTGTACCGCGGTCACTCCATGGACAAGCCGGAGATGGTCGCCCGCATCCTGCAGGCCGACGGCCGCGGGCTGGCGATGATCTTCTGCCGTACCAAGCGCACGGCCGCCGACATCGCCGAGCAGCTGCAGCGCCGCGGGTTCGCCTCCGGCGCGGTCCACGGCGACCTCGGCCAGGGCGCCCGCGAGCAGGCGCTGCGCGCCTTCCGCAACGGCAAGGTGGACGTCCTGGTCTGCACCGACGTGGCCGCGCGCGGCATCGACGTCGAGGGTGTGACCCACGTCATCAACTACCAGTCCCCGGAGGACGAGAAGACGTACCTGCACCGCATCGGCCGTACGGGCCGCGCGGGCGCCAAGGGTACGGCGATCACGTTCGTCGACTGGGACGACATCCCGCGCTGGCAGCTGATCAACAAGGCGCTGGAGCTGGGCTTCAACGACCCGGTGGAGACGTACTCGACGTCCCCGCACCTGTTCTCCGACCTCGGCATCCCGGCCGGCACGAAGGGCATCCTGCCGCGCTCGGAGCGGACCCGTGCGGGTCTGCAGGCGGAGGAGCTGGAGGACCTCGGCGAGACCGGTGGCCGCGGTGCGCGCGGCC
- a CDS encoding alpha/beta fold hydrolase produces the protein MSRPATFVPPPGARAYSLRSARGEFAVIDAPVADGVEARGVALLLPGFTGSKEDFNPLHVPLARRGYRTVAVDGRGQYESDGPETDESAYAQEELARDVLAQAEALGEPVHLLGHSLGGQISRAAVLLDHAPFRSLTLMASGPAQISESQQQRVKLLRDALAVMNMADVWDAIQAMETPEETETAALDGGLDDRDDLRRRWLGTKPAQLLATGRQLCTEPDRVAELAAVPLPFHILSGARDDTWPLPLLDDMAVRLNARRTVIEDAEHSPNTDQPLPTAHAIADFWDHATAER, from the coding sequence ATGAGCAGGCCCGCCACCTTTGTCCCGCCGCCCGGTGCCCGTGCGTACTCCTTGCGGAGCGCGCGTGGGGAGTTTGCCGTCATCGACGCTCCCGTGGCCGACGGGGTCGAGGCGCGGGGCGTCGCGCTGTTGCTGCCGGGGTTCACCGGGAGCAAGGAGGACTTCAATCCGCTGCATGTGCCGCTCGCGCGGCGCGGGTACCGGACCGTGGCGGTCGACGGGCGCGGGCAGTACGAGTCGGACGGGCCCGAGACCGACGAATCCGCCTACGCTCAGGAGGAGTTGGCGCGGGACGTGCTGGCGCAGGCCGAGGCGCTCGGGGAGCCGGTGCATCTGCTGGGCCACTCCCTCGGTGGGCAGATCTCGCGCGCGGCCGTACTGCTCGACCACGCGCCCTTTCGCTCACTGACCCTCATGGCCTCCGGCCCCGCGCAGATCTCGGAGTCCCAGCAGCAGCGCGTGAAGCTGCTGCGGGACGCGCTCGCCGTGATGAACATGGCGGACGTGTGGGACGCGATCCAGGCGATGGAGACGCCCGAGGAGACCGAGACGGCGGCGCTCGACGGCGGTCTCGACGACCGGGACGACCTACGGCGCCGCTGGCTGGGCACCAAGCCCGCCCAGCTCCTCGCCACCGGACGCCAGTTGTGCACGGAACCGGACCGGGTCGCGGAACTGGCCGCCGTACCGCTGCCGTTCCACATCCTGTCGGGCGCGCGGGACGACACCTGGCCGTTGCCCCTGCTGGACGACATGGCGGTACGGCTGAACGCCCGGCGGACGGTGATCGAGGACGCCGAGCACTCCCCCAACACCGACCAGCCCCTGCCCACGGCCCACGCGATCGCCGACTTCTGGGACCACGCCACCGCAGAGCGCTAG
- a CDS encoding NYN domain-containing protein, which translates to MEAMNDDLAALGARIDRTNELLERMLAEVAKTPSTHAIFVDAGYLYAAAGRLVAGTEDRRAFDLDAEGLIEALIDRARSVFADSRLLRVYWYDGARRRIHTAEQQTIAELPDVKVRLGNLNANNQQKGVDSLIRSDLESLARHRAISDAALLGGDEDLVSAVEAAQGYGARVHLWGIEAPEGRNQAEPLLWEVDSQRTLDLDFFKPYVSRRTAAAYEATTGTRPTREDVRFVGAQIAAKWLAARGRETLADLLPGHPYLPGSVDQDLLVEAEGLLQYSLRGQADLRRALRDGFWDHLQGQY; encoded by the coding sequence ATGGAGGCGATGAACGACGACCTGGCGGCCCTGGGCGCCCGCATCGACCGCACGAACGAGCTGCTGGAACGCATGCTCGCCGAGGTGGCGAAGACGCCCTCCACCCACGCGATCTTCGTCGACGCGGGGTATCTGTACGCGGCCGCCGGCCGGCTGGTCGCCGGAACCGAGGACCGACGGGCCTTCGACCTCGACGCCGAGGGCCTGATCGAGGCCCTCATCGACCGGGCCCGCTCGGTCTTCGCGGACAGCCGCCTGCTGCGCGTCTACTGGTACGACGGCGCCCGCCGCCGCATCCACACCGCCGAGCAGCAGACCATCGCCGAACTGCCCGACGTCAAGGTCCGCCTGGGCAACCTCAACGCCAACAACCAGCAGAAGGGCGTCGATTCACTGATCCGCTCCGACCTGGAGTCCCTGGCCCGCCATCGCGCCATCAGCGACGCGGCACTCCTCGGCGGCGACGAGGACCTGGTCTCGGCGGTCGAGGCGGCGCAGGGGTACGGCGCCCGGGTCCACCTCTGGGGCATCGAGGCCCCCGAGGGCCGCAACCAGGCCGAGCCGCTGCTCTGGGAGGTCGACAGCCAGCGCACCCTCGACCTCGACTTCTTCAAGCCGTACGTCTCCCGCCGCACGGCCGCCGCCTACGAGGCCACCACCGGCACCCGTCCCACCCGCGAGGACGTCCGCTTCGTCGGCGCCCAGATCGCGGCGAAATGGCTGGCCGCCCGGGGCCGCGAGACCCTGGCCGACCTCCTGCCCGGCCACCCCTACCTCCCCGGCTCCGTCGACCAGGACCTGCTGGTCGAGGCCGAAGGCCTGCTCCAGTACTCCCTGCGCGGCCAGGCAGACCTCCGCCGAGCCCTCAGGGACGGCTTCTGGGACCACTTGCAGGGGCAGTACTAG
- a CDS encoding MarC family protein, translated as MFDVAVFGSLFLTLFVIMDPPGITPIFLALTAGRPAKVQRRMAFQAVCVAGGVIATFGVLGHRILDYLHVSVPALMISGGLLLLLIALDLLTGKTDEPKQTKDVNVALVPLGMPLLAGPGAIVSVILAVQKAGSVSAQISVWSAILAIHVVLWLVMRYSLLIIRVIKDGGVVLVTRLAGMMLSAIAVQQIINGVTQVIRGS; from the coding sequence ATGTTCGATGTCGCTGTCTTCGGTTCTCTGTTCCTGACCCTTTTCGTCATCATGGATCCCCCCGGGATCACCCCGATCTTCCTCGCGCTCACCGCCGGCCGTCCGGCCAAGGTGCAGCGGCGCATGGCCTTCCAGGCCGTGTGCGTGGCGGGCGGGGTCATCGCCACGTTCGGCGTCCTGGGACACCGGATCCTCGACTATCTGCACGTCTCCGTCCCCGCGCTGATGATCTCGGGCGGTCTGCTGCTCCTGCTGATCGCGCTCGACCTGCTCACCGGCAAGACCGATGAGCCCAAGCAGACCAAGGACGTCAACGTCGCGCTCGTCCCCCTGGGCATGCCGCTGCTGGCCGGGCCCGGTGCGATCGTGTCCGTGATCCTGGCCGTGCAGAAGGCCGGCAGCGTGTCCGCGCAGATCTCGGTGTGGTCCGCGATCCTCGCGATCCATGTGGTGCTGTGGCTGGTGATGCGTTACTCGCTGCTGATCATCCGGGTCATCAAGGACGGCGGTGTGGTGCTGGTGACGCGGCTCGCGGGCATGATGCTCTCCGCGATCGCCGTGCAGCAGATCATCAACGGGGTCACTCAGGTGATCCGGGGAAGCTGA
- a CDS encoding PHP domain-containing protein, translating into MRIDLHCHSTASDGTDTPAELVRNAAAAGLDVVALTDHDTTRGYAEAIAALPEGLTLVTGAELSCRVDGVSMHLLAYLFDPEEPALLAERELVRDDRVPRARGMIAKLNALDVPVTWEQVERIAAGGSVGRPHVATALVELGVVPTVSDAFTEDWLADGGRAYVEKHETDPFEAIRLVKSAGGVCVFAHPAAAKRGRTVPESRIAEMAEAGLDGIEVDHMDHDADARDRLRGLAKELDLLVTGSSDYHGSRKTVSLGAYTTDPEVYGEITRRATGAFPVPGTGGA; encoded by the coding sequence GTGCGCATCGATCTGCACTGTCACTCCACGGCTTCCGACGGTACGGACACCCCCGCCGAGCTGGTGCGCAACGCTGCCGCTGCCGGGCTGGACGTCGTCGCGCTGACCGATCATGACACCACTCGTGGGTATGCCGAGGCGATCGCCGCGCTGCCCGAGGGGCTCACGCTGGTCACCGGCGCCGAGCTGTCCTGCCGTGTCGACGGCGTCTCCATGCACCTGCTGGCCTACCTCTTCGACCCCGAGGAGCCCGCTCTGCTTGCCGAGCGCGAGCTGGTGCGGGACGACCGGGTGCCGCGGGCCCGGGGCATGATTGCCAAGCTGAACGCGCTGGACGTGCCGGTCACTTGGGAGCAGGTCGAGCGGATCGCCGCCGGTGGTTCCGTGGGGCGCCCGCATGTCGCGACGGCGCTGGTCGAGCTGGGCGTCGTACCCACCGTGAGCGACGCGTTCACCGAGGACTGGCTGGCCGACGGCGGCCGGGCCTACGTGGAGAAGCACGAGACCGACCCCTTCGAGGCGATCCGGCTGGTCAAGAGCGCGGGCGGGGTCTGCGTGTTCGCGCACCCGGCCGCCGCCAAGCGCGGTCGTACGGTGCCGGAGTCCCGGATCGCCGAGATGGCCGAGGCCGGCCTGGACGGCATCGAGGTCGATCACATGGATCACGACGCCGACGCGCGCGACCGGCTGCGGGGCCTGGCCAAGGAACTGGATCTGCTCGTCACGGGCTCCTCCGACTACCACGGCAGCCGCAAGACCGTGTCCCTGGGCGCGTACACGACCGACCCCGAGGTGTACGGGGAGATCACGCGGCGGGCCACCGGGGCGTTCCCCGTCCCGGGTACCGGCGGAGCCTGA
- a CDS encoding DUF6758 family protein, giving the protein MRGEPSCPRCGGRVRAPGLFADSWQCDVHGTVYPLQPVIPPSVEALGAVVHRTHVPVWMPWPLPVGWLFTGVAYAGDDRSGGRATAVACSGPGPLGGPGELILVAEELGVGLGARYAGIDGPDPGPYMNIEKPPQAKVLAAGRPTPLWHVYRTPDDRAVFAGEALGMWLWAVMWPEQSGLLMYDELVLTDLRDAGAELDLVPYGALSPRLLRP; this is encoded by the coding sequence ATGAGGGGCGAACCCAGTTGCCCGAGGTGCGGTGGCCGGGTCAGGGCGCCCGGTCTCTTCGCCGATTCGTGGCAGTGCGACGTGCACGGCACGGTGTATCCGCTGCAGCCCGTGATCCCGCCCAGTGTCGAAGCCCTCGGTGCCGTGGTGCACCGTACCCACGTCCCGGTGTGGATGCCCTGGCCACTGCCGGTCGGGTGGCTCTTCACCGGCGTGGCCTACGCGGGCGACGACCGCAGCGGTGGCCGTGCGACCGCCGTTGCCTGCTCCGGGCCCGGTCCGCTCGGCGGCCCCGGTGAACTCATCCTGGTCGCCGAGGAACTCGGCGTCGGCCTCGGCGCGCGGTACGCGGGCATCGACGGGCCCGACCCGGGGCCGTACATGAACATCGAGAAACCGCCCCAGGCGAAGGTCCTCGCGGCCGGCCGCCCGACCCCGCTCTGGCATGTCTACCGCACCCCCGACGACCGCGCGGTCTTCGCCGGCGAGGCGCTCGGTATGTGGCTGTGGGCGGTGATGTGGCCCGAGCAGTCCGGGCTGCTGATGTACGACGAACTGGTCCTGACGGATCTGCGGGACGCGGGGGCGGAGCTGGATCTGGTGCCGTACGGGGCGTTGTCGCCGCGCTTGCTTCGGCCGTAG
- a CDS encoding suppressor of fused domain protein, which yields MVDVLPLVEARLTTALGAPDARAAVTFLGTDRIEVLRFQEGDVLRYATLGMSAHPMTDPTAVFADPVEGPRAELVLSVRAGLADTDKVLRPLAVLAASPQVEGLIVTPGASLDVGDPLWPGAPFSSVLVGEPGGLVEDLELDDPMEPVRFLPLLPMTPNEAAWKRVHGAQALQERWLANGTDLRDPARKSVPLD from the coding sequence ATGGTTGATGTTCTTCCTCTGGTCGAGGCGCGGTTGACCACCGCGCTGGGCGCACCGGATGCGCGCGCCGCCGTCACCTTCCTCGGCACGGACCGCATCGAGGTGCTCCGGTTCCAGGAGGGGGACGTCCTGCGGTACGCCACCCTCGGTATGTCCGCGCACCCCATGACCGACCCCACCGCGGTGTTCGCCGACCCGGTCGAGGGCCCCCGCGCCGAGCTGGTCCTCTCTGTCCGCGCGGGCCTCGCCGACACCGACAAGGTGCTCCGTCCGCTCGCCGTGCTGGCCGCGTCCCCGCAGGTGGAGGGCCTGATCGTGACTCCGGGCGCCTCTTTGGACGTCGGCGACCCGCTGTGGCCCGGCGCCCCCTTCAGCTCGGTCCTGGTGGGTGAGCCCGGCGGTCTGGTCGAGGACCTGGAGCTGGACGACCCGATGGAGCCCGTACGGTTCCTGCCGCTGCTGCCGATGACCCCGAACGAGGCCGCCTGGAAGCGGGTGCACGGTGCGCAGGCCCTCCAGGAGCGCTGGCTCGCGAACGGGACGGACCTGAGGGATCCCGCCCGCAAGTCCGTCCCGCTGGACTGA